A window of Macaca mulatta isolate MMU2019108-1 chromosome 7, T2T-MMU8v2.0, whole genome shotgun sequence genomic DNA:
gccttcttccttctttctttccttcccactgGTGTCCCAGCTCTGCCCACGGGCCGCCGAGCAGAAGACAGCGAAAACAAGTTGACAAGAAGACACAAGGAAGCAGAATCCAGGAGGGGCTGTTTGGTGATGCATCAGGCAGGGAGGCGCCATGGGGAGTGGGGACAGAGAGGCCCCAGGAACTGGCAGGGAGCCCTCCACACCCACACTGCCTTTTCTTGTCCAGCTCCAAGCACCAGAACCTGCCTGGGGGTGGGGGCCGgtgccccacctccaacactctCAGTAGACACACCAGGGGATATCAGACTTCCAGGCAGGTCAGCCAGAGGGCTTTGTGCAGGGGCTGGGTGTTCCTGCATCACTGCAGATAcgggaaggggcagggccctggTTGTCCGGATGTGTGTGAGCACACGTGGACCCAGGCGGATCCCAGAGAACCAGGAGGATGCCTTTGTCACACTCTCTCCCTAGCTTTAATCAATCTTTCTCTCCCCACCCAGCCAGGTTTGAGTCAGTGCCCTAACCCCTGAGCCagtcccctccccccaccaccactcAGGACTGTCTAGGTCAGGACAGGGTGTGTACATGGTATGTGTGGGGGGACACCATGGGAGCAGACACTCAGCTCAGGACCTCAAGGAGCTGAGGCCAGGCCGCTGCCCAACCATTCCTTACCGATACAGAAGCAAGAACATGAGTCTAGAATCCTAGACCAAGGGTAGAGACAACTTTGGTTTCAGTGCTGAAGCGCTCTGGCCAAGAACCATGGGCAAGTCTCAACAGCAGTTTCCTCATCAGAACACTGGGCCTAATAATCTCTTCCCTGAGACTCTGTGAGGATCAAATGGTATCAAGTATTCTCAAAGGTACTTCAACCGTAGAATGCTACTCATGGGGACCGATACTGTGGTTCAGGCAGGGCGGAGCAAGAGCACCCTGGCCCACTTCTGGGAACATGGAGCCCCTGAGCCTCCCCAGCTATGGTGAATGGGGGCCAGGGCAGAGGGAACATCTGGACGGTGCAGGGGTCATGGGAAAAACTTTTATGATGCTTCTAGCTGGAGAAACTCACAGCTGCTCTGTTCAGGCTCTGCTCAGCCAGAAGCAGAACCTGATCCCAAGCCCTGTTCCTGCTTGGAATCTAGACCCAGTCCCAGCCCCAACCCCAAACCAGAAGGTAAACACAAGCTCAGCCCTCACCCTGAATTCTGCCCCAGACACTGAGGCCTTGGTTCTCCCTGAGAGGAAACAACAGGATGGCGCAGAAAGAATGAGCTGACAACACCCcatgtctcttccctttcttttccaaaaataaatggCTGTAGTGATGAAGGTAGTGGTGTAGTGGTAGCAGTGACAACAGGTTGGTAGCCTGAGAGGGCCTCTCCATTCTTTATTCAGTCCCAATAAGTTAAAGGGCAAGGGTAGGGGGCAGGGCCTCTTAGGTGAGGATGCTGCCAACTGAAGGCAGCAGTTCAGCCAGGTGCTCCAAGATGCCCATCGCTTGGCACAGCGGGTTACCCTGCAGGTTGAGGAGGACCAGCCTGGGGCAGGAGGCAAGAGGCTGGAGCGCTGCAGGTTGCTGGAGGCCTTGTGCAGGAGAGTCAAGGAAAGCTTGGCAGGTTCCTCCCAATTCATTTGCTCCTGTGTACCCTCAAGAGCTGGGGACTGTTGCCTGGAAGTCTGTTTGATGGGCATCTCATGTGCTCCCTGGAGGGAGTCAGGCTCTAGGCAGGGACTGCAAACATCTGCCCACAGGGTCAGCCAAGAAACAATGAGCGGCAACACCCCAAGCAGACTGGTGTAGTATCAGGGGAGTGGTGGagggaccagcctggtccaaaGAGACATTTACTATTCAGCAACGACCAAGGGCTGCTGAGGGAAAATACCAGTGTAAGGTTGCTCTAACTTCCAATTTTTAAGAGGGGAATCAGAACTCTAGATGGTTTTTAAAGTATGAAACTTCCTGATTTTCAAAAAGCTACATGGAGCTGAAGAACAGCTGCAGGCTGCCCATTTGTGAACTCTGATGTAAGAAAGTCACTTACACTCTGCCAAACTCCACCAGTGCAAGTCAGTGATAGCCCAACAGCCCCAGGCTCTCCCCCTTCAACTCACACTACAGAGCCCCTGTCTCCTGCCCTGCCAGAGGGTGGCACATACCCTGCCTGCTGTCTGTCCCTCCCCAGGGTGGCACCTCACCTTACCCACTGTCTGAAAGGCACCCAGAAGGAAGGATACGGTTGTTGCACAGTAGCAGCTCCTGCAGCCGGGGTAGGTTGGTGACGCCATCCAGGGACTCTATGGCATTATCACTGGCCTGCAGCAcctgggggcagggagggcagggaggcaggACAGGCGCTGTTAGCCGGGGATGGTTCAGCAACTGAGGAGCTCAGGCTGACAGGCCCACAGCGCACACAGGGGCTCACGGGTCAGGCTGCGTGATGGAGGTGGAAGGCACGCAGTTACCTGTTCGAGGTGGAAGGTCCTGCACATCTCTTTGTGGGATGGGCAGACTTCTGAggtagaggaagaggaaaagaaccGCCCATGACAGGGATGGAGACACGGGTACTTTACCTCAAGGCAGCGCAGGGCAGCCAGTGCAGGTGGCAGGGTTCGGAGACGATTGTGTGACAGGTCAAGATGGGTGACCAAGAGCAGCTGTTCCAGATGGCAGAGCACTGTCAGATCCTGGGGGGtaaagggaggaaggaggtgaTGGGCTTCCCAGGAGACCTGGGAGAGGGTCCTCAGCCAGCGTTTATTAGGCACATGCCCTCTGTGCCCCACAGGCCCTTGGGGACCCCAGCCAAGGAGAGGATGGGAGCACATGGAAAGCTGACCTTACAGTCCACAGCAGTACATGACATGGGACAGTGAGTGCTGTGAGTAGGGTAACCAGTGGggtgggtgaggaggaggaggcctgGAGTTCGGAGGTACAGGGGCCAGTGGAGGGTGCTGGGTAAACAAAGACTGGTCCCCCATGGGGACTGGTCCTGATGAGGCAGAGATGAGTTTGGGAGGAATGGAGGTGGGCTGTGGTGATGTGATAAAACTAATGTGTTGGGAAGGTGGACTAGGAAAAGTGGAGCCTGGACAACTTCTCAGGAATCTCTGGAAAGTATTTGACCTTCAGGTATCGGGGGTTGCTCCAGGGTGAGATGGGCTGGAATGTGTGGGAGGAGTGGGCTAGGGGTCATTCTGAAGGAAGATGAAGCTGtgaccagcctggggaagaagCAACACAAGGAGGTCCTGGTGACTCGGGATTTGAAAGTGAGTGACAAGAAGAAGAATTGGCTGAGTGACAGAAAGGCCTGGAAGAGGAGAAagctgggagggagggatgaactCTATCTTGATTGGGAGGAAGTCCACGAAAGCACCTGAGACTGGGGGCAAAGTCAGGGACGTGGGGAGGCCAGCAGGATGAGGGCCAGGGGAAGGCGTgcgtggtagctcataccttgtGAGCCAGGTGCAGCACACGCACCTCAGCATACTCCATCTTGAGCACGCTATTCTCCAGCAAGAACTTGCTGCGCAGGTCATCCAGATATGCTGCCCGCATGGGGTCCACGGCCTGGAGTGGATGGGGTGGGCAGGGTACACATGTCAGCCGCCTGCCTCCTGCCTGCTGGGCCTCCCCCTGGCCTGTTCTGCGGGCACAACTTGCCTTGAGGGTCTGGAAGTACTGCAGGGTCTCCTTCTCATACAGCAAGGGGTCCAGTGCCCGCATCAGCAGGATGATGGTAAGCAGGCACCCTGAGGAGAGGGCGGGGAAAAGGAGGATTTCTCCTGGATCCTCCTCTGCTTCTACCCTCCTGAGGCCCTCCTGCTGTCCTCTCAGGGCCACACTGGAAAGGGGCTCCCTCAGCGGGCTGTGGGAGCAGACTCTCACAGAATGGGGCCTCACATTTATTCTCAGGCTCCAGCTCCTGCAGCTCCTTACAGGATTCCAGCTCAGACTGCAGCACTGTGGACTTCTCCACTGACAGCTCACACCTGAgggtgggcagggtggggaggtgTTGAGGCCCGCAGCCCTGAAGCACTGGTCAACATCCCCAGTATCTAGACTGAAACAGCTCCTTGAGGCCCCAACCTCCTGCCCTGGCTGCCTAATGCCCAGAGTCCAGAGCCCCTCTCCTTGTTTTGTGCTTCCCTATCACCACCTGAATAGCTGCTCGTCCGTGGTGGAGTCCCGGCACCAGCCCTCCTGGCGGCCTGGGGAAAGAGTAGGTGGTTGAAGGGTGCACCCTGGAGAGGAAAAGAGTGATGGGGACTGCTGCaaggggtggaggctgcaggttCCATCACCTTTTAAAAGCACGCATTCTTTCTGGACATCACCTGCTGTCCAAATGACGCGAAATGTATGTTGGGGCAATTGGTCGttgagggaggcaggaggcaggtcACAGAGCTGGGAGTACTGGGTCAAGGAAATGCCCCGGCCTAACTCCTTTTTTGACTGtcccacccagccctgccccagacCCCACTTCTGCCCCACCAATCCTGGGATACCCAGACATGGCTGGGCCGGTTCCTGCCATCTGGGGTCCTCCACTCTACAATCAGGGGAGAATCATCAACCATGAGCAGCAAGATCTCCGTCCTGGAGCCCACCTGGCACAAAGGACAAAGACAGACTTCAGCCCCATCAGCACCAGGCCCACAATCCCACAGTGCTCTTGACAAAAGCTGTAGGACTTACTAGGAGGGGCCGAGAGAAGGAGACGGTCAGACAGGCCTCGTCCCGGCTCACATGCAGGCAGCGCAGTGCATCCTGGGGGTCAGCTGCAGGGAGACACAGTGTCAGATTTCCTTAAACCCTCTCCCATTCCTACTAAGCCCTAAACACCCAGCCCCTTTCCTCAATGCTTACCTCGGCCTAGGAGCCAACGGTGATAAAACCAGGCACTCTGGTCATTGGGGTCAGTGAAGAAGGCATTCTGCACCAACTCCAGCTCTGTAGGTTTCCGGGAGGCATGGTGCTGTGGTCAGGACACTGGTGGGCTCCTGGCCACTCCAACACCCTACCCTCTCCTTGGAGTACTTCCAGCCCCCAGTGTCACTTATATGCTGTCCTTGCACAGGGGCTATGTATGTCAGTTTTATCTTCCCCATCAGACACTTGAGCTCCCTGCAGTCAGGGACTGATTCTTAGGCACCCCTGGAGCCAGGCAtgaagtaggtgctcaataaacctGAGTGACAGGTTCAGGAACAGGGTCAGGCATGGGGACTGGAAGGGTGGCACTGCAGAGTCCTCCCTTCTGTAGGAAGGAGGACCCCTCACCCTGCTTACCTTTGAGCAGCACATCCTCAGGGAGGCGCCCCTGTGGTCCAGAATCCGGCTGGGGGTGCAGCTGGGGCAAGAGACAGGAGCGGTAATGCCAGGACGAGTAGTTGGAGAAGTTTCGGGTGATGAGGCTGTCAGTGAAGGCTAGCTCTTCTGCAGGGGGCACGGCTGCCTGTGTGGCCACAAACCGCCGATAGTCCCAGCAGTGAACTGGAGGGGAGAGGTGACAGCATATCTTAGAGGCAAGGCAAGAGGAGCTACCTGGCTGGGACCCCTAGAGTCCCCTCAGAGAACTCCTAGAAACACTTCAGTGCACTCCACGGAGGAGGCATTTGACTCCAACATCCCTTTCAGCACCAGCTCAGTGGACCCATCCTGGATATCCCTCCCCATTCTGGGCCTTACTGAGGCCCCAGTACCAGAATGTGGGCAGGTGAGGGCTGTGGGGACAGAATCTGCAGGCACGTACAGTTCCGCTCATCCACCTCCAGGAAGCGGGCACAGAGCTCCAGCTCTCGGGCCCAGTTGGGTTCAGGCAGGCGGCCTAGCAGCCAGCATCGGTGGTGCCAGGTGCCATAAGACTTGGGGTTCACCCGCAAGCAGCTCTCCAGGAAGCCCAGTTCTGCCTTCACCAGAGCAGCCAACTCTTCAGGAGACCTGTACCCCGAAGGGAAGGGGGGTCAGGGCTCTCCTACACTCAACCTCAGCTCATCCCTCACTTTCTGCACCCAGCCCCCTACTGTCCTCCATCTATGCCACTGGCTGCCCCATTCCTCCTCCACCCCTGGACCCACGCAGTGTAGGCGCAGGGCCAGGGCAGTCTTCTGAGATCCTGAATCCCTACGCACTTCTGAGTCTCCAGCTGCTGCAGCACCTCTCGTCGGCAGTTCCAGAGGGTGGCAAAATCAGGGTTGGCTCCCAGAATCTGACTTGTCAGTTCCAGCACTGACTCATCCAGCTCACCAGCCTGGCGCTGAGAAGATAGGTGGCAGGGTCAGAGATCATATCACTTTCCCACCACAGGACTAAATAACGTAAACTCAAAACCACCCAATATTCTGTGAATCCCACATTATACAACAGATACTATGAACCATGCTTTATGGCCTTACAggtattctctcatttaatcttcacaacggCCTTATGCAGTAGGTGCaattattagccccattttacagatgtgcaaactgaggcccaaagagatccagcaacttgtccaaagtcatacaGTTATAAGTGAGAGAACCCAGAACTGGATCTAGGCAGTCTGACTTTAGGGACCAGCTCTTGGCCTCCATACTATACTAAGAGAGCTACTTGGGGTCGGGGCTACCTCTGAGGGCCCCACCTTCTGGAAGACGGCCTGGGTGGCTGACTGGTATAGCTTCAGCTTCTGCTCTCGTTCTAGCCTTTTGGCCTCCGCCTGCTCTTCTGACGTCTTCACCTTCAGGCGTCCGTGCTATAAGGATGAACGGGTTGGAAGAGTGCAGGTTGCCTTGCAGGAGCCGACCTGCAAAAGCCCCACACTGTGAAGCCCTAGGTTCATACGGGGCAACCAAGTGCACGACCACTGCGGGTGAGGGCGCGGGCGTGCGGAGATGAAGGGCTGGGCTCAGGGTTCTCACCATGGTGCCGGCTCAGGGTTCAAGACAGGGGAAGGGTCCAGTGGTAGCCCTCGAAGTCTGAGGAGAGAGGTGTCAATCACGTAGCCCCGCCCCCTACTAGCACCGCCCACAGCGGTTTCCCGGAAGCAGCAAGCGTGCCTGGGCAGAGACCCCTAGGGTGTAAAGAGGTCCTGGGACAGGCTTTGCACATTCAGCAAGAGGCGAACACCCGTACTAGAACTTCCATCCGTATGGCCCTTCCTACAGCCCGATTCGCCCGGGCCAGAGCCCGAGCCGGGGAACCTGGGCGTTAGGGACCACTCTGCGCACCAAAGGTTGCCGCTCCCCGCCCGTCCCACGGCTCCCGGGCACCCCCGCCCCCCGCGGGCGGACCCACCTGCGCTGGGAGGAGGCGCGGGGGATGCGGAGCTGCGGCGCCCGCCACAGAGCCCAGGCGCTGGCTAGAGCGGCGCCACGTCCTGGCTCACCGAAACGCAGCGCCCTCTGCAGGCTTGGGGAGGGACTTGCGACGGAGGAGGCCGGCTCGGAGGCGCGTGCGCGGGGGCTATGCGCTCGCTGTCTGGAAACGCCTCGTACCTGTTAGCCACCTAGTGTGTACGAGTGCGCACGCGCGACTGTACCGTGCGTGTGAAATAGTGGGGAGGACCATGCCAGTTGGCAACTCAAAATGTAGTGTAGTTAGTGGAAGAGGTTTCTCCAACAGCCAGAAACCCGCACCTTCACTACTCCACTGACCTCACCCTGGCCACACCGACACCCTTCTATATGTCAAATCTAACAGGTGGAGTTGCCTGTCATTTTCTCTAACCTCTGAAGCATTTGACCCACTTCTTTATACTTGACACCCCCATCCTGGCTTCTCCTCCTgcatctctgcctctctcttctcaTCTGTTCACCTCCACCCCTAAATGTTGGTGATCTCCAAAGGGTCCTTTCCTCACTGCTTTTTCACTTCACACACTGTTCCTGGGAGAATGTTTAAGCGTTCAACTGCTTCGAGTTGGAGCTCCTCAGAGCTGTTTTGGCCCACAAATCTGGCATTACACTTTCCCTGGGTGAGTTCATTCACactcattgttttaattactaCCTGTAAATTGATGACacccaaatttatatctccaaCCCAGATGTCTTGCAAGcttaaataacaataaataatatacatCACATACATATTCAAACACCTATTGGATATCACCTGGTGTCCCAGAGACACCTCAAACTCCAAAAGCCAAAAGGTATAAATTTTCTCTCATCCATCCTCTCTAAACATTGGCCTTTACGTTTTCTATTGTAGTGAGTGGCACTATTTCCTCCTCACTTCTTAAACTCGCTTAAATACTCTATTCCCACTGCCACTAGAAGTTCAAACTCCGAATTTCTTATCCAGATTGTTGAAAGTCTTTTCAATGTTCTCCACCTCATCCCTTGTTATCAGTCCATCCTCTGTGCTGCTGAAtcaatttttctaaaatgcagatTTGATGTCCTATCTCTGCCTGAAAGTGCTGAGTGGCTCTTTTTCAGGATAGAATTGTAATCTCTCAGCTTAGCACATCAGACCTACTGGCATTTGGGCTCTGCCTACTCTCTGGCTGTATGTCCTGCCTGACCCTGCCAAAAACCCTTCATGACAGCCTACAGAAATACTTGAAGTTTCCTAAATGTGTTAGCCTGTTCCCTCTCCTTGACTCTCCTTTCTCTACACTCCTCCTTTGCTGCAGTAAATCCTGTTTAAGATTTAACTTTTTGAACTccacagaacaaagaaaaaaaatttaactcaatTGGCACCTCGAGGAAGTTCTCTAAAATGCCCGTCTGATTTGATAGACCTACATATGTACTTTCAAagactgtgatttttttccctgtgCCTACTGTAAGGAAGGTTTTCTGGTGGAACCTTCATGAGGTTCATGGTGGCTAGTGAGGGTTccacatgtacatgtgtgtgatGTCATTGTGAATAGTGTGTCCATGTGGCATATGTGTGTTTATAACTCACACCTGGGTAAGAAGATAGtgctttaaatctttttttttttttttttttttttgagacagggtctcactctgttgcccaggcagcagtgcagtggcacaatctctgcttactacaacctttgcctcctgggttcaagcaattctcctgcctcagcctcccgagtagctgggactacaggcatgcaccaccacacccaactaatttttgtatatttagaagagacgaggtttcaccacgttggccaggctggtctcaaactcctgacctcaggtgatctgcccaccttggcctcccaaagtgctgagattacaggtgtgagccaccacgcccagccaatgcTTTAAATCTTTATATATCCTCTTTCTCAGCCCCTGGAAATGTATGTAAAGTGTCCATTATATGCTTGTCCTTTCCTAGATCCTATAACAGATTACAGAGGAAAAGAGACATTTTTCCTATCCCTGTGTATTTGTAGTCCCAGTGAGTAAAGAGTTAAACCATTTATTGGTTCTCTTTGTGCCAGCCACTGTGATGGGAGTTTTGCATATATATGAGGGATGTGCATGCACATAGAATTACAGGTAGGAGGCAATAAGCAGAGTGATTAAGAACATGGATGCTGGAGCCAAACTGCCTGGCTACAAATCCTAGCTTTGCCACTTACTTGTCCcagtgtgacctggggcaagttactcaacttcTGTGTTGAGGTTCCTCTGTGTCTCAATTTCTTCAACAGTAACACAGGAAAAATATTATCTAGCTGCTGCAGTTGAAGTTAATCTGTTGAAGTTAAGCTGAAATAAAAGAAtctatgtaaagtgcttagaacagtgtctgtaCTAAGTAAGGGCTCAGAATAGtaataggaaactgaggctcagaaagattaagtaacttgttgAGGGCCACCCATGTAATAAGTGGCCAAATGGGACCTGTGTCTAGTCTGATCCAGCCCTCCCACCTCACCACcagccttttttttgttgttggtcaCCTCCTTCTCTAGCTTCCTGCTCTGCGCACACTCATAGGCACAACCAGATACTTGGGAACACAGATGCTTCCAAGTGCAGATTTGCCAGGTATAGCCTTGCATCATAGTCACTAATCACATTGTGATTAGCAATCTTGAAACTGGGAAGGGTGAGTCAAGCAGGCTTAAGAGAGGAAGTGAGTCTCATGAAAAAATCTGCATCAGAGAAGGCAGGGCCTGGGTTTTGGAAAGAGCGGGCAGGAAGGGTATTTCAGGTATGTAATATGACGTGAAGGTGGGGGAGAGAAAGCCAAACAAACTTAGCTGGCTGGCagagggaggctgagccaggtgccTTTGGAGATAAGAGCAGTGGAACTGATGACAAGCCTCTTGCTTGAAGGCAAAAGGAGCTGTCAGGAGTTATATTTGGCCTCCTATGTGGGATAAGTGGGAACCATACAGGTGTCTGAgagccacaatttttttttttttttttttttgagacagagtcttgttctgtcacccaggctggagtacagtggcgtggtctctgctcactgccagctccgcctcccaggttcacatcgttctcctgcctcagcctcccgagtagctgggactacaggcgcctgccaccacgcctggctaattttttgtatttttagtagagacagggtttcaccttgttagccaggatggtctcaatctcttgatctgcccgcctcagcctcccaaagtgctgggattaaaggcatgagccaccacgtccggcctttttttttttttttttttttttgagacaaggtttgctcttgttgcccaggctggaatgcaatggcacgatcttggctcactgcaacctctgcctcccgggttcaagcgattctcctgccttagcctcctgagtagctgagattacaggcatgcgccaccatgcccagctaattttgtatttttagtagagacagggtttctccatgttcgtcaggctggtcttgaactcctgaactcaggtgagctgcctgccttgacctcccaaagtgctgggattataggcgtcagccaccgcaccctgaCAGCCACAATCTAAATGTTTGAAGAAGAGATTTTTACTGCCCTCTATGtatagaaagaaacaaacaataattGAGTATCAACATAGCTCCAGACATCTTATTTACTGCACTCACTACCTatatgaagtaggtattattatccatattttacaATATGGataattttacatgtaaaataattcattttacaaCGAAGCAACAGGGAATACAGTGGGTTTGCAGAGGTTAGTTTCTTGTCCAGAGTTACACATCTTCAAGATTCAGAATTCAGTTGGCTCTATAGGTGGGAGTGACCATTGCCAGAGGCCTGA
This region includes:
- the RABGGTA gene encoding geranylgeranyl transferase type-2 subunit alpha isoform X3; protein product: MHGRLKVKTSEEQAEAKRLEREQKLKLYQSATQAVFQKRQAGELDESVLELTSQILGANPDFATLWNCRREVLQQLETQKSPEELAALVKAELGFLESCLRVNPKSYGTWHHRCWLLGRLPEPNWARELELCARFLEVDERNFHCWDYRRFVATQAAVPPAEELAFTDSLITRNFSNYSSWHYRSCLLPQLHPQPDSGPQGRLPEDVLLKELELVQNAFFTDPNDQSAWFYHRWLLGRADPQDALRCLHVSRDEACLTVSFSRPLLVGSRTEILLLMVDDSPLIVEWRTPDGRNRPSHVWLCDLPPASLNDQLPQHTFRVIWTAGDVQKECVLLKGRQEGWCRDSTTDEQLFRCELSVEKSTVLQSELESCKELQELEPENKWCLLTIILLMRALDPLLYEKETLQYFQTLKAVDPMRAAYLDDLRSKFLLENSVLKMEYAEVRVLHLAHKDLTVLCHLEQLLLVTHLDLSHNRLRTLPPALAALRCLEVLQASDNAIESLDGVTNLPRLQELLLCNNPTCSAPASCLLPQAGPPQPAG
- the RABGGTA gene encoding geranylgeranyl transferase type-2 subunit alpha isoform X2 is translated as MHGRLKVKTSEEQAEAKRLEREQKLKLYQSATQAVFQKRQAGELDESVLELTSQILGANPDFATLWNCRREVLQQLETQKSPEELAALVKAELGFLESCLRVNPKSYGTWHHRCWLLGRLPEPNWARELELCARFLEVDERNFHCWDYRRFVATQAAVPPAEELAFTDSLITRNFSNYSSWHYRSCLLPQLHPQPDSGPQGRLPEDVLLKELELVQNAFFTDPNDQSAWFYHRWLLGRADPQDALRCLHVSRDEACLTVSFSRPLLVGSRTEILLLMVDDSPLIVEWRTPDGRNRPSHVWLCDLPPASLNDQLPQHTFRVIWTAGDVQKECVLLKGRQEGWCRDSTTDEQLFRCELSVEKSTVLQSELESCKELQELEPENKWCLLTIILLMRALDPLLYEKETLQYFQTLKAVDPMRAAYLDDLRSKFLLENSVLKMEYAEDLTVLCHLEQLLLVTHLDLSHNRLRTLPPALAALRCLEVLQASDNAIESLDGVTNLPRLQELLLCNNRLQQPAALQPLASCPRLVLLNLQGNPLCQAMGILEHLAELLPSVGSILT
- the RABGGTA gene encoding geranylgeranyl transferase type-2 subunit alpha isoform X1; the protein is MHGRLKVKTSEEQAEAKRLEREQKLKLYQSATQAVFQKRQAGELDESVLELTSQILGANPDFATLWNCRREVLQQLETQKSPEELAALVKAELGFLESCLRVNPKSYGTWHHRCWLLGRLPEPNWARELELCARFLEVDERNFHCWDYRRFVATQAAVPPAEELAFTDSLITRNFSNYSSWHYRSCLLPQLHPQPDSGPQGRLPEDVLLKELELVQNAFFTDPNDQSAWFYHRWLLGRADPQDALRCLHVSRDEACLTVSFSRPLLVGSRTEILLLMVDDSPLIVEWRTPDGRNRPSHVWLCDLPPASLNDQLPQHTFRVIWTAGDVQKECVLLKGRQEGWCRDSTTDEQLFRCELSVEKSTVLQSELESCKELQELEPENKWCLLTIILLMRALDPLLYEKETLQYFQTLKAVDPMRAAYLDDLRSKFLLENSVLKMEYAEVRVLHLAHKDLTVLCHLEQLLLVTHLDLSHNRLRTLPPALAALRCLEVLQASDNAIESLDGVTNLPRLQELLLCNNRLQQPAALQPLASCPRLVLLNLQGNPLCQAMGILEHLAELLPSVGSILT
- the RABGGTA gene encoding geranylgeranyl transferase type-2 subunit alpha isoform X4 — its product is MHGRLKVKTSEEQAEAKRLEREQKLKLYQSATQAVFQKRQAGELDESVLELTSQILGANPDFATLWNCRREVLQQLETQKSPEELAALVKAELGFLESCLRVNPKSYGTWHHRCWLLGRLPEPNWARELELCARFLEVDERNFHCWDYRRFVATQAAVPPAEELAFTDSLITRNFSNYSSWHYRSCLLPQLHPQPDSGPQGRLPEDVLLKELELVQNAFFTDPNDQSAWFYHRWLLGRADPQDALRCLHVSRDEACLTVSFSRPLLVGSRTEILLLMVDDSPLIVEWRTPDGRNRPSHVWLCDLPPASLNDQLPQHTFRVIWTAGDVQKECVLLKGRQEGWCRDSTTDEQLFRCELSVEKSTVLQSELESCKELQELEPENKWCLLTIILLMRALDPLLYEKETLQYFQTLKAVDPMRAAYLDDLRSKFLLENSVLKMEYAEDLTVLCHLEQLLLVTHLDLSHNRLRTLPPALAALRCLEVLQASDNAIESLDGVTNLPRLQELLLCNNPTCSAPASCLLPQAGPPQPAG